The following are encoded together in the Campylobacteraceae bacterium genome:
- the recQ gene encoding DNA helicase RecQ — translation MINKYEILKNTFGHENFRSFQEEVVDAIIAKEDVLTILPTGGGKSLCYQLPALLMQGVTVVISPLIALMQDQVRALKDLNIKASMINSLQTPNENNEILQALLKNELKFVYVAPERFTSNDFVGVLQRVNINYFVIDEAHCVSAWGHEFRAEYRNLDRLKQFFPDTSIAAFTATATYKVQEDMKTSLRLNNAKEFRAKTKRDNLIISCKPRASNGKNQILSFLKSHKGMCGIIYTFTRKETESTAKYLNEQGYKAKAYHAGLSAEIKNEVFDDFVYEKIDIVVATIAFGMGIDKSNIRFVIHTSMPKTLENYYQEIGRAGRDGDLSYVYLLYSKSDEIKRKIQINDGLDNAYKSTALDKLEKMYRYCISNNCRHTIIASYFDDKIDHCLTSCDNCTKEEVEQIDITLDAQKLLSCIYRAEQRFGLNHIIDILRASKNQKLLDMNHDKLTVYGIGEHKNKNEWIAIADKLIDSDVISLGEYRVLKLSSAAFEILKSKSKVFIDSDKMGQSVQEELVEEELTFDEELFEKFRSLRRELSNEKEVPAYVIFGDKTLKELCSKLPSTQDEMLDINGIGQVKYDKYGEVFLNLCVSIKEEFEDKLKDRVELKKLTKTYLETLVLLEDNKSLEEVSQIRDLGLVSILSHLKLLKQHQKITEEQKDKLLEPIKIDKNVLSWIEEGLELKTLKELKQDLYLYEYLKDLNEK, via the coding sequence ATGATAAATAAATATGAAATATTAAAAAATACCTTTGGCCACGAAAATTTTCGCTCTTTTCAAGAAGAAGTGGTTGATGCTATTATTGCAAAAGAGGATGTCCTTACTATTCTTCCTACAGGTGGTGGAAAATCACTTTGTTATCAATTGCCTGCTTTATTAATGCAAGGAGTTACTGTTGTAATTTCTCCTTTGATTGCTTTAATGCAAGATCAAGTTAGAGCCTTAAAAGATCTAAATATAAAAGCTTCAATGATTAACTCTCTTCAAACTCCTAATGAAAACAATGAAATATTACAAGCTTTGTTAAAAAATGAATTAAAATTTGTTTATGTTGCACCTGAGCGTTTTACTTCGAATGATTTTGTCGGAGTTTTACAAAGAGTAAATATTAATTATTTTGTAATAGATGAAGCCCATTGTGTATCTGCTTGGGGGCATGAATTTAGAGCTGAGTATAGAAACTTAGACAGATTAAAACAATTTTTCCCTGATACTTCTATTGCTGCATTTACAGCAACGGCTACGTATAAAGTACAAGAAGATATGAAAACATCTTTGCGTTTAAACAATGCAAAAGAATTCAGAGCCAAAACAAAAAGAGATAATTTAATTATTTCCTGTAAACCTCGAGCTTCTAATGGAAAAAATCAAATTTTATCTTTTTTAAAATCGCATAAAGGAATGTGTGGAATTATTTATACCTTTACAAGAAAAGAAACAGAATCTACTGCTAAATATTTAAATGAACAGGGGTATAAAGCAAAAGCTTATCACGCCGGATTAAGTGCTGAGATTAAAAATGAAGTTTTTGATGATTTTGTTTATGAAAAAATTGATATTGTAGTTGCAACCATTGCATTTGGGATGGGAATTGACAAATCCAATATTCGTTTTGTTATTCATACTTCTATGCCTAAAACCTTAGAGAACTATTACCAAGAAATAGGGCGTGCAGGGCGTGATGGAGATTTGTCTTATGTGTATTTATTGTATTCTAAAAGTGATGAGATCAAGAGAAAAATACAAATAAATGATGGTTTAGATAATGCCTATAAAAGTACTGCTTTAGATAAATTAGAGAAAATGTATAGGTATTGTATTTCAAATAATTGTCGCCATACTATTATTGCTTCTTATTTTGATGATAAGATTGATCACTGTTTAACATCATGTGATAATTGTACCAAAGAAGAAGTGGAACAAATAGATATTACTCTTGATGCACAAAAATTACTTTCTTGTATTTACAGAGCAGAACAACGTTTTGGTTTAAATCATATTATTGATATTTTAAGGGCTTCAAAAAATCAAAAACTTTTAGATATGAATCACGATAAACTCACTGTTTATGGAATTGGGGAGCATAAAAATAAGAATGAATGGATTGCTATTGCGGATAAGTTAATTGATTCTGATGTTATTTCTTTAGGTGAGTATCGAGTGCTTAAACTCTCAAGTGCTGCTTTTGAGATTTTAAAATCAAAGAGCAAAGTTTTTATTGATTCTGATAAAATGGGACAAAGTGTTCAAGAAGAACTTGTAGAGGAAGAACTTACTTTTGATGAAGAGTTATTTGAGAAATTTAGAAGTTTAAGACGTGAGTTATCCAATGAAAAAGAAGTCCCTGCTTATGTGATTTTTGGAGATAAAACTTTAAAAGAACTTTGTTCAAAATTACCAAGCACACAAGATGAAATGTTGGATATTAATGGTATTGGACAGGTTAAATATGATAAATACGGTGAAGTGTTTTTAAATTTATGTGTAAGTATTAAAGAAGAATTCGAAGATAAATTAAAAGACAGAGTAGAGCTTAAAAAATTAACAAAAACCTATTTAGAAACCCTAGTTTTATTAGAAGACAATAAAAGTTTAGAAGAAGTATCTCAAATAAGAGACTTAGGTCTTGTTTCTATTTTATCTCATCTGAAATTATTGAAGCAACATCAAAAAATCACGGAAGAGCAAAAAGATAAACTTCTAGAGCCTATTAAAATTGATAAGAATGTTCTTTCTTGGATTGAAGAAGGTTTAGAGCTAAAAACATTAAAAGAACTAAAACAAGATTTATATTTGTATGAATACTTGAAGGATTTAAATGAAAAATGA
- a CDS encoding NUDIX domain-containing protein gives MKNDALQYKTFFLKEDKYNGFTLDNKKVFLDTKDFKENIEELILTLRKEKRKLLWVPLDIEQASYIPILTKMGFTFHTCEEKKLLLVKELIKNSIIPTASNHTLGVGVVVFNEKNEVLLVKEKYSNIGFKLPGGHIDDGELITSAVKREVKEETGIDVVFESIVSLGHFFPHQFNQSNLYILCIAKALSSEINIQDTNEILECKWTDVQRYINDEDAFAYNKEIVKIALKQKGLKQKEFDSFRSTLKNYELFF, from the coding sequence ATGAAAAATGATGCACTTCAATATAAAACATTCTTTTTAAAAGAAGATAAATACAATGGTTTCACGCTTGATAATAAAAAAGTATTTTTGGATACAAAAGATTTTAAAGAAAATATAGAAGAGTTGATTCTAACGTTAAGAAAAGAAAAAAGAAAACTCTTATGGGTTCCTTTAGACATAGAACAAGCTTCTTATATTCCTATTTTAACAAAGATGGGTTTTACTTTTCATACCTGTGAAGAGAAAAAACTCTTATTGGTAAAAGAGCTTATAAAAAATTCCATTATTCCAACGGCTTCAAATCATACTTTAGGTGTGGGAGTTGTCGTTTTTAATGAGAAGAATGAAGTATTATTGGTTAAAGAAAAATACTCCAATATTGGTTTTAAATTACCAGGAGGGCATATTGATGATGGAGAATTAATTACTTCTGCTGTTAAACGAGAAGTAAAAGAAGAAACAGGAATAGATGTAGTGTTTGAGAGTATTGTTTCTTTGGGACATTTTTTTCCACATCAATTTAATCAAAGCAATTTATATATTTTGTGCATAGCAAAAGCACTGTCAAGTGAAATTAATATTCAAGATACAAACGAAATACTAGAATGTAAATGGACAGATGTGCAAAGATATATTAATGATGAAGATGCTTTTGCATATAATAAAGAAATTGTAAAAATTGCTTTAAAACAAAAAGGCTTAAAACAAAAAGAATTTGATTCTTTTAGAAGTACACTTAAAAACTATGAGTTGTTTTTTTAA